One Carassius auratus strain Wakin chromosome 16, ASM336829v1, whole genome shotgun sequence genomic window carries:
- the fam210ab gene encoding uncharacterized protein C18orf19 homolog B — protein sequence MQWMWAPVTMRRVVLLRSVYRGHTWAVRELPVTVQTSRCFSCTNVFRTKESLKTSTEEETPLNPPQSLAGTEGLYKADTGPAPQNKGDVDPLQDKSIGLFQRFKKTFKQYGKVMVPVHIVTSTVWFGSFYYAAMKGVNLVPFLEFIGLPDWMVGILRDSQGGYALTAYAMYKLATPARYTVTLGGTSMSVQYLRKHGYLSTPPPVKEYLQDKMEETRERLTEKMEETKERFSEKMEETKELLSERMEETKERFSGTKDKFSEKLQETKDKITFRKKSD from the exons ATGCAGTGGATGTGGGCTCCAGTGACGATGCGGCGCGTGGTCCTTCTGCGCTCTGTGTACCGGGGTCACACCTGGGCTGTGCGTGAGCTTCCTGTGACCGTCCAGACCTCACGCTGCTTCAGTTGCACTAATGTCTTCAGGACGAAAGAGAGCCTCAAAACGTCCACAGAGGAAGAAACGCCATTAAACCCTCCACAGAGTCTAGCAGGGACCGAGGGTCTTTATAAGGCTGATACGGGGCCTGCCCCTCAGAATAAGGGTGATGTCGACCCTCTGCAGGATAAGTCTATCGGGCTGTTTCAGAGATTTAAAAAGACGTTTAAACAGTATGGTAAAGTCATGGTGCCTGTGCACATCGTCACATCCACTGTGTGGTTTGGGAGCTTTTATTATGCTGCAATGAA AGGGGTGAATCTGGTCCCGTTTTTGGAGTTTATTGGTTTACCGGACTGGATGGTGGGAATCTTGCGAGATTCTCAGGGTGGCTATGCACTCACAGCCTACGCAATGTATAAG CTCGCTACTCCTGCACGATACACCGTTACACTGGGCGGCACGTCCATGTCTGTACAGTACCTCCGCAAACATGGATACCTCTCCACTCCTCCTCCTGTTAAAGAGTACCTTCAAGACAAGATGGAGGAGACCAGGGAACGACTGACTGAAAAAATGGAGGAGACAAAGGAGAGGTTTTCAGAGAAGATGGAGGAAACCAAAGAACTGCTCTCGGAACGAATGGAGGAGACCAAAGAGCGCTTCTCTGGGACGAAAGACAAGTTTTCTGAGAAACTGCAGGAAACGAAAGACAAAATTACTTTCCGTAAGAAATCCGACTAG